Proteins co-encoded in one Capsicum annuum cultivar UCD-10X-F1 chromosome 9, UCD10Xv1.1, whole genome shotgun sequence genomic window:
- the LOC107855664 gene encoding E3 ubiquitin-protein ligase RMA1H1-like — protein sequence MALEQLFQEQIAETTFEERNISLEKWKTIDDKLEDNALSGGLECNICLDIVHDPVVTLCGHLFCWPCIYKWIHFQSISSENTYNQKPKCPVCKAEVSEKMLIPLYGRGQATKSSEGKAPNLGIIIPQRPPSPRCGGKTLVETNNSYPSQQLHHQNYPQESPTHQTYTTEPMLSPGGTTTGGIVYSRMFGNSSTTLYAQTNSYNLAASSSPRLRRQL from the coding sequence ATGGCCTTAGAACAACTTTTTCAAGAGCAAATAGCAGAAACTACCTTTGAAGAACGCAATATTTCCTTAGAGAAGTGGAAGACAATTGATGATAAGCTTGAAGACAATGCTCTGTCTGGAGGTTTAGAGTGTAACATATGCCTAGATATTGTGCATGATCCTGTTGTTACGTTATGCGGACACCTCTTTTGCTGGCCTTGCATCTACAAATGGATACATTTTCAGAGCATTTCTTCTGAAAATACCTATAACCAGAAACCAAAATGTCCTGTTTGCAAGGCTGAAGTCTCAGAGAAAATGTTGATTCCACTCTATGGTCGCGGTCAAGCAACAAAATCATCTGAAGGCAAGGCCCCGAATCTTGGTATAATCATACCACAAAGGCCTCCTAGTCCGAGATGTGGGGGGAAAACGTTGGTAGAAACTAATAATTCATATCCATCCCAGCAACTTCACCATCAAAATTATCCACAAGAGTCTCCAACACATCAAACGTATACAACAGAACCTATGTTAAGCCCCGGTGGCACGACAACAGGGGGAATTGTTTATTCACGGATGTTTGGGAATTCATCAACTACTTTATATGCACAAACAAACTCATATAATCTAGCAGCCAGCAGTAGTCCAAGGTTAAGAAGGCAACTATAA